In Bradyrhizobium guangxiense, the following are encoded in one genomic region:
- the thiL gene encoding thiamine-phosphate kinase, giving the protein MTQDRTQPSAEDSLIARYFKPLATDPGAFGLVDDAAVLSSSGDDIVVTTDAIVEGVHYLASDPPETIARKALRVNLSDLAAKGAMPAGFVLTLALRSKEDSWLRPFADALGEDAAEFACPLLGGDTVSTPGPQMISITAFGRVPKGRMVGRTGARPGDRILVTGTIGDAALGLDVLKGGAAAAVLASDPAAREALVSRYRVPQPRNVLARAVRDHATAAMDVSDGLAGDLVKLCAASGVSATVEVASVPLSAAAASLVARNVVCVETLLAGGDDYEVLCTVPPAQGDALIAAGRAAGLAVTAIGTVVAGKERVRFLDGQGQELALTRLSYSHF; this is encoded by the coding sequence GTGACACAGGACAGAACACAGCCCTCCGCCGAAGACTCCCTCATCGCGCGCTATTTCAAGCCGCTGGCGACCGATCCCGGCGCATTCGGGCTGGTCGATGATGCCGCGGTGCTGTCCTCGTCCGGCGACGACATCGTCGTCACCACCGACGCCATCGTCGAGGGCGTGCACTATCTTGCCAGCGATCCGCCTGAGACCATCGCGCGCAAGGCGTTGCGGGTGAACCTGTCCGACCTGGCCGCCAAGGGCGCGATGCCGGCCGGCTTCGTGCTGACGCTGGCACTGCGCAGCAAGGAGGATTCCTGGCTGCGGCCCTTCGCGGACGCGCTCGGTGAGGACGCAGCAGAATTCGCCTGTCCGCTGCTCGGCGGCGATACCGTCTCAACGCCAGGCCCGCAGATGATCTCGATCACCGCCTTCGGCCGCGTGCCGAAGGGGCGGATGGTCGGCCGGACCGGCGCTCGGCCGGGTGATCGCATTCTGGTGACGGGCACGATCGGCGATGCAGCGCTCGGCCTCGACGTGCTCAAGGGCGGCGCCGCAGCGGCGGTACTTGCGAGCGATCCCGCCGCAAGGGAAGCCCTGGTCTCGCGCTATCGTGTGCCGCAGCCGCGCAACGTGCTGGCGCGGGCGGTGCGCGATCATGCGACCGCAGCGATGGACGTCTCCGATGGCCTCGCCGGTGATCTGGTGAAACTCTGTGCGGCGTCCGGGGTGTCGGCCACGGTCGAGGTGGCAAGCGTGCCGCTCTCGGCCGCCGCAGCAAGCCTGGTCGCCCGCAACGTCGTTTGCGTCGAGACGCTGCTTGCGGGGGGCGACGATTACGAGGTGCTGTGCACCGTCCCGCCGGCGCAAGGCGATGCGCTGATTGCCGCCGGGCGGGCGGCCGGCCTTGCCGTCACCGCGATCGGCACGGTCGTCGCGGGGAAGGAGCGGGTGCGCTTCCTCGATGGGCAGGGCCAGGAACTGGCCTTGACGCGGCTCTCCTACAGCCACTTCTAG
- the nusB gene encoding transcription antitermination factor NusB, with amino-acid sequence MADTKKPAAAEKKANRRGAARLAAVQALYQMDIAGAGINDIFAEFESHWLGNEVEGDTYLPAEAAFFRDVVSGVVRDQKKLDPLIDEALSKGWPLKRIEAILRAVLRAGAYELQHRKDVPGRVVVSEYVDVANAFVDREETGMVNAVLDQIGRQFRGDEFGRG; translated from the coding sequence ATGGCTGATACCAAGAAACCGGCGGCTGCGGAGAAGAAAGCGAACCGGCGCGGTGCGGCGCGGCTCGCCGCTGTGCAGGCGCTGTACCAGATGGACATTGCGGGCGCCGGCATCAACGACATCTTCGCCGAGTTCGAGAGCCATTGGCTCGGCAACGAGGTCGAGGGCGACACCTACCTGCCGGCGGAAGCGGCGTTCTTCCGCGACGTCGTCTCGGGCGTGGTGCGCGACCAGAAGAAGCTCGATCCCCTGATCGACGAGGCGCTGTCGAAGGGCTGGCCGCTGAAGCGGATCGAGGCGATCCTGCGCGCGGTGCTGCGGGCCGGGGCCTACGAGCTCCAGCATCGCAAGGACGTGCCGGGCCGTGTCGTCGTCTCCGAATATGTCGATGTCGCCAACGCCTTCGTCGACCGGGAGGAGACCGGCATGGTCAATGCCGTGCTCGACCAGATCGGCCGCCAGTTTCGCGGCGACGAGTTCGGGCGGGGGTAG
- the ribH gene encoding 6,7-dimethyl-8-ribityllumazine synthase — translation MADARRAPLKDQTDISGARALIVEARFYDDLQDALLDGAVAELKAAGLTHDVITVPGALEIPAAVAIAVDAAAANGKPYDAVIALGCVIRGDTIHFEIVSQESSRALMDLAVSRKLPLGNGILTVNTEDQAWARARASELNKGGDAARAALAMLRIKRRLART, via the coding sequence ATGGCAGACGCGCGGCGCGCACCCCTGAAGGACCAGACCGACATTTCCGGCGCGCGCGCGCTGATTGTCGAGGCACGGTTCTATGACGATCTCCAGGACGCACTTCTGGACGGTGCAGTTGCCGAGCTGAAGGCGGCCGGCCTCACCCATGACGTCATCACCGTTCCCGGCGCGCTGGAAATCCCGGCGGCCGTGGCCATCGCGGTCGATGCGGCTGCGGCGAACGGCAAGCCCTACGACGCCGTGATCGCACTCGGCTGCGTGATCCGCGGCGACACCATCCATTTCGAGATCGTGTCGCAGGAATCCTCGCGCGCGCTGATGGACCTTGCGGTGTCGCGGAAACTGCCGCTCGGCAACGGCATTCTCACCGTCAACACCGAGGACCAGGCCTGGGCGCGGGCGCGCGCCAGCGAGCTCAACAAGGGCGGCGATGCCGCGCGCGCGGCGCTTGCGATGCTACGCATCAAGCGCCGCCTGGCGCGGACCTGA
- a CDS encoding riboflavin synthase — protein sequence MFTGIVTDIGEIVSFTPTAQGQLHRLRIACRYDQTTIADGASIACNGVCLTVVASGVADGKDSSQKTWFDVDTAAETLALTTAKHWRVGTRLNLERALKIGDELGGHIVAGHADGIATIVSREDLPDMARFVLSTTRELARFIATKGSITLDGVSLTINTVADVTFSVLIIPHTLTVTTIGGWKAGDEVNIEVDLMARYAARLTEMK from the coding sequence ATGTTCACCGGCATTGTCACCGATATCGGCGAGATCGTCAGCTTCACGCCAACGGCGCAGGGGCAGCTGCACCGGCTGCGTATTGCCTGTCGCTACGATCAGACCACCATTGCCGACGGCGCCTCGATCGCCTGCAACGGCGTCTGCCTGACCGTGGTCGCCTCGGGCGTCGCTGACGGCAAGGATTCTTCTCAAAAGACCTGGTTCGATGTCGATACCGCGGCCGAGACGCTGGCGCTGACGACGGCAAAGCACTGGAGGGTTGGGACGAGGCTCAACCTCGAGCGTGCGCTGAAGATCGGCGACGAGCTCGGCGGCCATATCGTCGCCGGCCATGCCGACGGGATCGCGACCATCGTAAGCCGCGAAGACCTGCCCGACATGGCGCGCTTCGTGCTCTCGACGACACGCGAGTTGGCGCGCTTCATCGCCACCAAGGGCTCGATCACGCTCGACGGCGTCTCGCTGACGATCAATACGGTTGCAGACGTGACCTTTTCGGTGCTGATCATCCCGCACACGTTGACGGTTACGACCATCGGCGGCTGGAAGGCGGGGGACGAGGTCAATATCGAGGTCGATCTGATGGCCCGCTATGCGGCGCGGCTGACGGAAATGAAGTGA
- the ribD gene encoding bifunctional diaminohydroxyphosphoribosylaminopyrimidine deaminase/5-amino-6-(5-phosphoribosylamino)uracil reductase RibD → MIFRILEDQFAQKAREAKDADLRFMQLALSLGRRGQGRTWPNPAVGAVVVRDGVIVGRGWTQPGGRPHAEPEALRRAGEAARGAALYVTLEPCSHFGKSPPCADAVIAAGIKRVVAAIEDPNPEVAGQGHARLRAAGVHVDVGLCAAEAAFDHAGHFRRIRDKRPHVILKLAVSPDGKIGAAGGKPVAITGEAARNRVHLLRAQSDAILVGIGTVLADDPVLTCRLPGMASRSPVRVVLDQSLRIPGASRLVGSARETPLWVVGSDLAEAAAATRLGAAGAQILRVPAGGASGLDLPAVLHALAGKGITRLMVEGGSRVASSFVAADLVDEIWLFRGVEAVGSAGVDALDALPLSKITQSQAYKVHASETFGNDTLTIYERA, encoded by the coding sequence ATGATCTTCCGCATCCTGGAAGACCAGTTCGCGCAGAAGGCCCGCGAGGCCAAGGACGCCGATCTTCGTTTCATGCAGCTGGCGCTTTCGCTCGGCCGGCGCGGGCAGGGACGCACCTGGCCCAATCCGGCGGTCGGCGCCGTCGTCGTCAGGGACGGGGTGATCGTCGGCCGCGGCTGGACCCAGCCGGGAGGACGGCCGCACGCCGAGCCGGAAGCGTTACGACGGGCGGGTGAGGCGGCGCGGGGCGCCGCGCTCTACGTCACGCTGGAGCCGTGCTCGCATTTCGGCAAATCGCCGCCATGCGCCGATGCGGTGATCGCCGCCGGCATCAAGCGGGTGGTGGCGGCGATCGAGGATCCCAATCCCGAGGTCGCGGGGCAGGGGCATGCACGCCTGCGGGCTGCCGGCGTCCATGTGGACGTGGGCCTGTGCGCGGCGGAAGCCGCCTTCGATCATGCCGGGCATTTCCGTCGCATCCGCGACAAGCGCCCGCATGTGATCCTGAAACTCGCGGTGTCACCCGATGGCAAGATCGGCGCCGCCGGCGGCAAGCCGGTCGCGATCACCGGGGAGGCGGCGCGCAATCGCGTGCATCTCTTGCGCGCGCAGAGCGACGCGATCCTGGTCGGCATCGGAACGGTGCTGGCGGACGATCCGGTTCTCACCTGCCGTCTACCGGGCATGGCGTCGCGATCACCGGTGCGCGTGGTGCTCGATCAGAGCCTGCGCATTCCCGGTGCGAGCAGGCTTGTGGGCTCCGCGCGCGAGACGCCGCTCTGGGTGGTGGGGTCTGACCTCGCGGAAGCCGCGGCCGCAACGCGGCTTGGGGCGGCAGGCGCGCAAATATTGCGTGTGCCCGCCGGCGGTGCTTCCGGGCTCGATCTGCCGGCCGTGCTGCATGCGCTGGCCGGGAAGGGCATCACCCGCCTGATGGTTGAGGGCGGCAGCCGGGTTGCATCCTCGTTCGTCGCGGCCGATCTGGTCGACGAGATCTGGCTGTTCCGCGGCGTGGAAGCGGTGGGCAGTGCGGGCGTCGATGCGCTCGATGCATTGCCCCTGTCGAAAATCACGCAGTCGCAGGCCTACAAGGTTCATGCTAGCGAGACATTCGGCAACGATACTCTTACCATCTACGAGCGCGCGTAA
- the nrdR gene encoding transcriptional regulator NrdR translates to MRCPNCNSLDTQVKDSRPTEDSSVIRRRRVCVACNFRFTTFERVQLRELTVIKRNGRRVPFDRDKLMRSVQISLRKRQVEPERVEKMVSTIVRELETGGEAEISSEVIGETVMEHLRTLDDVAYVRFASVYRNFREAKDFAEVLGELSGEEEARLAAIRK, encoded by the coding sequence ATGCGCTGCCCGAACTGCAACAGTCTCGATACGCAGGTGAAGGACTCGCGTCCGACCGAGGACTCGTCCGTGATCCGCAGGCGGCGCGTGTGCGTCGCCTGCAATTTCCGCTTCACCACCTTCGAGCGCGTGCAGCTGCGCGAGCTCACGGTGATCAAGCGCAACGGCCGCCGCGTGCCGTTCGATCGCGACAAGCTGATGCGTTCGGTCCAGATCTCGTTGCGCAAGCGGCAGGTCGAGCCGGAGCGCGTGGAGAAGATGGTCTCCACCATCGTGCGCGAGCTCGAGACCGGGGGCGAGGCCGAGATCTCCTCGGAGGTGATCGGCGAGACCGTGATGGAGCATCTGCGCACGCTCGACGACGTCGCCTATGTGCGCTTCGCCTCGGTCTACCGCAATTTCCGCGAAGCCAAGGATTTCGCCGAGGTGCTCGGCGAGCTCTCCGGTGAGGAGGAAGCGCGGCTCGCCGCGATCCGCAAATGA
- the glyA gene encoding serine hydroxymethyltransferase gives MTLAKNSKASASAPDSFFSASLEQADPEIAAAIKGELGRQRHEVELIASENIVSRAVLEAQGSVMTNKYAEGYPGARYYGGCEWVDVAENLAIDRAKKLFGANFANVQPNSGSQMNQAVFLALLQPGDTFMGLDLAAGGHLTHGSPVNMSGKWFKAAHYTVRREDQIIDMDAVAKQAEQVKPKLIVAGGSAYSRAWDFKRFREIADSVGAYLLVDMAHFAGLVAGGVHASPVPHAHITTTTTHKSLRGPRGGLMLWNDETLTKKFNSAIFPGLQGGPLMHVIAAKAVAFGEALRPDFKVYAKNVVENAKALAEAMKSHGFDIVSGGTDNHLMLVDLRPKGLKGNVSEKALVRAAITCNKNGIPFDPESPFVTSGIRLGTPAATTRGFGVAEFQQVGGMIAEVLNAIAQSSDGKAPLVEAAIKERVKALTDRFPIYQ, from the coding sequence ATGACCCTCGCCAAGAACTCTAAAGCGTCCGCCTCCGCGCCCGATTCGTTTTTCTCCGCCTCGCTCGAGCAGGCCGACCCGGAAATCGCCGCCGCCATCAAGGGCGAGCTCGGCCGTCAGCGCCACGAGGTCGAGCTGATCGCCTCCGAGAACATCGTCAGCCGGGCCGTGCTGGAAGCGCAGGGTTCGGTCATGACCAACAAATATGCGGAAGGCTATCCGGGCGCGCGCTATTACGGCGGTTGTGAGTGGGTCGACGTCGCCGAGAACCTCGCGATCGATCGCGCCAAGAAGCTGTTCGGCGCCAATTTCGCCAACGTGCAGCCGAACTCGGGCAGCCAGATGAACCAGGCGGTGTTCCTGGCGCTGCTGCAGCCCGGCGACACCTTCATGGGTCTCGATCTCGCCGCCGGCGGTCATCTCACCCACGGCTCGCCCGTCAACATGAGCGGCAAGTGGTTCAAGGCCGCGCACTACACCGTGCGCCGCGAGGACCAGATCATCGACATGGATGCGGTGGCCAAGCAGGCCGAACAGGTCAAGCCGAAGCTGATCGTCGCCGGCGGGTCGGCCTATTCGCGCGCCTGGGACTTCAAGCGCTTCCGCGAGATCGCCGACAGCGTCGGCGCTTATCTGCTGGTCGACATGGCGCACTTCGCAGGCCTCGTCGCCGGCGGCGTGCATGCTTCGCCGGTGCCCCATGCCCACATCACCACCACAACGACGCACAAGTCGCTGCGCGGTCCCCGCGGCGGCCTGATGCTGTGGAATGACGAGACGCTGACCAAGAAGTTCAACTCGGCGATCTTCCCGGGCCTGCAGGGCGGCCCGCTGATGCACGTGATCGCGGCGAAGGCGGTCGCCTTCGGCGAGGCGCTGCGTCCGGACTTCAAGGTCTACGCCAAGAACGTCGTCGAGAACGCCAAGGCGCTGGCGGAAGCGATGAAGAGCCACGGCTTCGACATCGTCTCCGGCGGCACCGACAACCATCTGATGCTGGTCGATCTCAGGCCGAAGGGCCTGAAGGGCAACGTCTCGGAGAAGGCGCTGGTCCGTGCCGCCATCACCTGCAACAAGAACGGCATTCCGTTTGATCCGGAGTCGCCGTTTGTCACCTCCGGTATTCGTCTGGGCACGCCGGCGGCGACCACGCGCGGCTTCGGCGTCGCCGAATTCCAGCAAGTCGGCGGCATGATCGCCGAGGTCCTGAACGCGATCGCGCAGTCCTCCGACGGCAAGGCGCCGCTGGTGGAAGCTGCGATCAAGGAACGGGTCAAGGCGCTCACCGATCGGTTCCCGATCTACCAGTAA
- the ldtR gene encoding transcriptional regulator LdtR yields the protein MMKAVATAADTAERVSGQQGSVQSLYLEALTLVERLHRRLLDVIKDEFDRRGRADINSVQALLLYNIGDKELTAGELRTRGYYLGSNVSYNLKKLVELGFLDHQRSRVDRRSVRIRLTPQGQEVRRIVDALYQKHVKTVEQVGGISGEEFSTLNKSLHRLERFWTDQILYRL from the coding sequence ATGATGAAAGCCGTCGCAACTGCGGCAGATACCGCAGAGCGCGTCTCCGGCCAGCAGGGTTCGGTGCAGTCGCTCTATCTGGAAGCTTTGACTCTGGTGGAGCGGCTGCATCGCCGGCTCCTCGACGTGATCAAGGACGAATTCGATCGCCGCGGCCGTGCGGACATCAACTCGGTCCAGGCGCTCTTGCTCTATAACATCGGCGACAAGGAGCTGACCGCGGGCGAGCTGCGCACGCGCGGTTACTATCTCGGCTCCAACGTCTCCTACAATCTGAAGAAGCTCGTCGAGCTTGGCTTCCTCGATCATCAGCGCTCGCGCGTCGATCGCCGCTCGGTGCGCATCCGCCTGACCCCCCAGGGCCAGGAAGTCCGCCGCATCGTCGATGCGCTCTACCAGAAGCACGTCAAGACGGTGGAGCAGGTCGGCGGCATCTCGGGCGAGGAGTTCTCGACCCTGAACAAGTCGCTGCACCGCCTCGAGCGGTTCTGGACTGACCAGATCCTGTATCGGCTCTGA
- a CDS encoding DUF6163 family protein, with the protein MSEISTRDAARDGARDAARDTARETAMSVAALSSERAESDDNVWTRRLVLFLRVMALLSILKGLYHWAQVTGFVGGEDEAFENQSMAWQAATVYFAVIELVAAVGLWLATPWGAVVWLTTVVSMAVIELMFPGIYGGSLIVVGVEAFMLAAYLALAWMAARERPP; encoded by the coding sequence ATGTCCGAGATCTCCACCCGCGATGCGGCCCGCGACGGCGCCAGGGACGCTGCCAGAGACACCGCCAGAGAGACGGCCATGTCGGTCGCGGCGCTCTCGTCGGAGCGGGCCGAGTCCGACGACAATGTCTGGACGCGCCGCCTGGTGCTGTTCCTGCGGGTGATGGCACTGCTCTCGATCCTGAAAGGTCTCTATCACTGGGCGCAGGTGACGGGCTTCGTCGGCGGCGAGGACGAGGCGTTCGAGAACCAGTCGATGGCCTGGCAGGCGGCGACCGTCTACTTCGCGGTGATCGAGCTCGTCGCTGCGGTCGGGCTGTGGCTGGCAACGCCGTGGGGCGCGGTGGTGTGGCTGACCACTGTGGTCTCGATGGCGGTGATCGAGCTGATGTTCCCGGGCATCTACGGCGGCAGCCTGATCGTCGTCGGCGTCGAGGCCTTCATGCTCGCCGCTTATCTTGCGCTCGCGTGGATGGCCGCGCGTGAACGGCCGCCGTAG
- the hemB gene encoding porphobilinogen synthase, with protein MAIKYGRPIELREVSRREGTAVPHALDLTVRPRRNRKAEWARRMVRENVLTTDDLIWPLFLIDGNNKREQVASMPGVERLSVDQAVREAERAMKLTIPCIALFPYTEPSLRDEEGSEATNPNNLVCQAVRAIKKEFPEIGVLCDVALDPFTSHGHDGLISDGKILNDETVAVLVRQALVQAEAGCDIIAPSDMMDGRVAAIREALDRSGLLDVQIMAYAAKYASAFYGPFRDAIGSAKTLTGDKRTYQMDSANTDEALREVELDIAEGADMVMVKPGMPYLDVVRRVKDTFAMPTFAYQVSGEYAMIAAAANNGWLDGERAMMESLLAFKRAGADGVLSYFAPKAAEKLRSQV; from the coding sequence ATGGCGATCAAATACGGACGTCCGATCGAATTGCGCGAGGTGTCGCGCCGCGAAGGCACGGCGGTGCCCCACGCCCTCGATCTGACCGTCCGTCCGCGCCGCAACCGCAAGGCCGAATGGGCCCGGCGCATGGTGCGGGAGAATGTGCTCACCACCGACGATCTGATTTGGCCGCTGTTTCTGATCGACGGCAACAACAAGCGCGAGCAGGTCGCCTCGATGCCCGGCGTCGAGCGCCTCAGCGTCGACCAGGCCGTGCGCGAGGCCGAGCGCGCGATGAAGCTCACCATCCCCTGCATCGCGCTGTTTCCCTACACCGAGCCGTCCTTGCGCGACGAGGAAGGCTCGGAGGCAACCAACCCGAATAATCTGGTCTGCCAGGCCGTGCGAGCAATCAAGAAGGAGTTTCCGGAGATCGGCGTCCTCTGCGACGTCGCGCTCGATCCTTTCACCAGCCACGGTCATGACGGCCTGATCTCCGATGGCAAGATCTTGAACGACGAGACGGTCGCCGTGCTGGTGCGCCAGGCGCTGGTGCAGGCTGAAGCCGGCTGCGACATCATCGCGCCGTCCGACATGATGGACGGCCGCGTTGCCGCGATCCGCGAGGCGCTGGATCGCTCCGGCCTGCTCGACGTGCAGATCATGGCCTATGCGGCCAAATACGCCTCCGCCTTCTATGGCCCGTTCCGCGACGCCATCGGCTCGGCCAAGACGCTCACCGGCGACAAGCGCACCTATCAGATGGACAGCGCCAACACCGACGAGGCGCTGCGCGAGGTCGAGCTCGATATCGCCGAGGGCGCCGACATGGTGATGGTGAAGCCCGGCATGCCGTATCTCGACGTGGTCCGCCGCGTGAAGGACACCTTTGCGATGCCGACCTTCGCCTATCAGGTGTCGGGCGAATACGCGATGATCGCCGCCGCCGCCAACAACGGCTGGCTCGACGGCGAGCGCGCGATGATGGAGAGCCTGCTCGCGTTCAAGCGCGCCGGCGCCGACGGCGTGCTGAGCTATTTTGCGCCAAAGGCGGCCGAGAAGCTGCGCAGCCAAGTGTAG
- a CDS encoding RDD family protein: MSYDSGNSGAWRNDGAVQPHAYDPDLHPELFRGVATRRAFAFLIDMVVISVPVILGYIFIALFGVVTLGIGWALFWLAWPASVIWAIVYYGACIGGPSSATIGMRLMDLELRTWYGAPGYFVLGATHAVLFWVTVSFLSPFVVLVGLFNSRRRLLHDFVLGTVVINNSVRAPVPQAARTW, encoded by the coding sequence ATGTCGTACGACTCGGGCAATTCAGGCGCTTGGCGCAATGACGGTGCCGTGCAACCGCACGCCTACGACCCCGATCTGCATCCGGAACTGTTCCGTGGCGTTGCGACGCGGCGGGCGTTCGCCTTCCTGATCGACATGGTCGTGATCTCGGTGCCGGTGATCCTCGGCTACATCTTCATCGCATTGTTCGGCGTGGTCACGCTCGGCATCGGCTGGGCGCTGTTCTGGCTGGCCTGGCCGGCCTCCGTCATCTGGGCCATCGTCTATTACGGCGCCTGCATCGGCGGCCCTTCGTCGGCGACGATCGGCATGCGCCTGATGGATCTGGAGCTGCGCACCTGGTACGGCGCGCCCGGCTATTTCGTGCTCGGCGCCACCCACGCCGTGCTGTTCTGGGTGACGGTCTCGTTCCTGTCGCCCTTCGTGGTCCTGGTCGGGCTGTTCAACAGCCGCCGGCGCTTGCTGCACGATTTCGTGCTGGGAACGGTCGTGATCAACAATTCGGTCCGCGCGCCGGTGCCGCAGGCGGCGAGGACCTGGTGA
- a CDS encoding arginyltransferase — protein sequence MTQHSRDTPQFYLTAPSPCPYLPGRHERKVFTHLVGDRAGDLNDLLTHGGFRRSQSIAYRPACDQCRACVSVRVVANEFRPSRNFRKVMARNADIIGEQRSAVPTSEQYSVFRAYLDARHRHGGMADMTVLDYAMMVEDSHVETRIIEYRKRGPDSGLTGRGEELIAVALTDVLSDGLSMVYSFFEPSQVSRSMGTFMILDHIARARRQGLPYVYLGYWIEGSKKMDYKARFLPQQRLAPSGWLRIDAQGDAASEPQD from the coding sequence TTGACCCAGCACTCGCGCGACACCCCCCAATTTTACCTCACGGCGCCCTCGCCCTGCCCGTATCTGCCGGGCCGGCATGAGCGCAAGGTGTTCACGCATCTGGTCGGCGACCGGGCCGGCGACCTCAACGACCTCCTGACCCATGGCGGCTTCCGCCGCAGCCAATCGATCGCCTACCGGCCGGCCTGCGACCAGTGCCGCGCCTGCGTCTCCGTCCGGGTCGTCGCCAACGAATTCCGCCCCTCCCGCAACTTCCGCAAGGTGATGGCCCGCAATGCCGACATCATCGGCGAGCAGCGCAGCGCGGTCCCCACCTCCGAGCAATATTCGGTGTTCCGCGCCTATCTCGACGCCCGCCACCGCCATGGCGGCATGGCCGACATGACCGTGCTCGACTACGCCATGATGGTCGAGGACAGCCATGTCGAGACCCGCATCATCGAATACCGCAAGCGCGGCCCCGACAGCGGCCTCACCGGCCGCGGCGAGGAGCTGATCGCGGTGGCGCTCACCGACGTGCTCAGCGACGGCCTGTCGATGGTCTATTCGTTCTTCGAGCCGAGCCAGGTCAGCCGCTCGATGGGCACCTTCATGATCCTCGACCACATCGCGCGCGCCCGCCGGCAAGGGCTGCCTTACGTCTATCTCGGCTACTGGATCGAGGGCTCCAAGAAGATGGACTACAAGGCCCGCTTCCTGCCGCAACAGCGCCTCGCCCCCTCCGGCTGGCTGCGCATCGACGCACAGGGCGATGCGGCGTCCGAGCCGCAGGATTGA
- a CDS encoding Dyp-type peroxidase: MKAPAAHLAHHFDDIQGMLRSGYGWLQDSRFWLLTIRDGQEAAARAWLAKFVESGVIANAKKVGKSRTHPIAKAAAIAFSFSGLTKLGCVEDTLYPFPTPFRSGMGSDARALLLRDNPRAWRWSDVDGDSGDAVHVLIAEWTERGVGPIISRPDETIFSAIQVDNDPCSFRKLEGDKEEKLREAFGFRDGLAQPIIMGLKQDDGVRLRPSEKDKKEPDALYNDRVVQPGEFILGYRNEYDELTYCPDVKGWGASGLAKHPGGRFALNGSYLAVRQIEQDVAAFDRFREVNGQHICNKLMGRQDNGWPLAWKYDPSTPKTDSELDAFRYRVDDANGFICPKGAHIRRANPRDTLGADVKSSIKSTKLHRLLRRGRPYREDSNGETRKGIFFIACNADLERQFEFVQQRWARNPSFVNLHADDPLVGSSDPRTFPKALSLPGLPSGGEVSLANFATTLGGGYFFLPGLAALEFILGEEGAAKFATSEVAEAAAP; the protein is encoded by the coding sequence ATGAAAGCGCCGGCAGCGCATCTCGCGCATCATTTCGATGACATCCAGGGAATGCTGAGGAGCGGCTACGGCTGGCTGCAAGACAGTCGGTTCTGGCTGCTGACGATCAGGGACGGGCAGGAGGCGGCGGCCCGGGCGTGGCTCGCAAAATTCGTGGAGAGCGGCGTCATTGCCAACGCAAAGAAGGTCGGGAAATCGAGAACACATCCAATCGCGAAGGCTGCCGCGATCGCGTTCAGTTTTTCCGGGCTAACAAAGCTCGGATGCGTGGAGGACACCCTATATCCATTCCCGACACCTTTCCGCAGTGGCATGGGCAGCGATGCGCGCGCGTTGCTGCTGAGGGACAATCCCCGCGCATGGCGCTGGTCGGACGTTGATGGCGACAGCGGCGATGCCGTACATGTCCTGATTGCCGAATGGACGGAGAGAGGCGTCGGGCCGATCATTTCGCGTCCGGATGAAACGATATTCAGCGCCATCCAGGTTGATAACGATCCTTGCTCATTTCGAAAACTGGAAGGCGACAAGGAAGAGAAATTGCGCGAGGCGTTCGGGTTTCGCGACGGCCTGGCGCAGCCCATCATCATGGGATTGAAGCAAGACGACGGTGTCCGACTGCGCCCGTCAGAGAAAGACAAGAAGGAGCCCGATGCGCTGTACAACGACCGCGTCGTCCAGCCTGGAGAGTTCATCCTTGGATATCGTAACGAATATGATGAGCTCACTTATTGCCCGGACGTGAAGGGGTGGGGGGCCTCAGGCCTCGCCAAACATCCCGGCGGCCGTTTTGCCCTGAACGGAAGCTACCTTGCCGTGCGCCAGATCGAGCAGGACGTGGCGGCGTTCGATCGTTTTCGGGAGGTGAACGGTCAGCACATCTGCAATAAGCTGATGGGACGCCAGGACAATGGCTGGCCGCTCGCGTGGAAATACGATCCGAGCACCCCAAAAACGGATTCGGAACTTGACGCGTTCCGCTATCGTGTCGACGACGCCAACGGCTTCATATGCCCGAAGGGGGCTCACATTCGACGGGCGAATCCGCGGGATACGCTTGGTGCCGACGTCAAATCGAGCATCAAGTCGACCAAGCTGCACAGGCTGCTTCGTCGCGGCCGGCCGTATCGCGAGGATAGTAACGGCGAGACGCGCAAGGGCATCTTCTTCATCGCCTGCAATGCGGATCTCGAGCGGCAGTTCGAGTTCGTCCAGCAGCGTTGGGCGCGGAATCCGAGTTTCGTTAACCTTCACGCCGACGATCCGCTCGTCGGGTCGTCCGACCCACGGACCTTCCCGAAGGCCTTGTCGTTGCCGGGCCTGCCGAGCGGTGGAGAGGTCTCCCTGGCGAACTTCGCGACGACGCTCGGGGGAGGCTACTTCTTCCTGCCCGGACTTGCGGCGCTCGAGTTCATCCTCGGTGAGGAGGGGGCTGCAAAGTTCGCGACATCGGAAGTGGCCGAAGCTGCGGCCCCCTGA